The nucleotide sequence CAAAATTACGGAGGAGGCTAAGATGAAAAGAATTCTGGTATTTGTAATGGCTCTCTCATTATTACTCGCTACAACCTCTTTTGCTTATGAGGTTGTGGCTGTTAAGGATGGAGGCAGCATCAAAGGTAATGTTAAGGCAGCAGAAAAGGTAAAAGACCCTGTGATTCCGATCAAGATCTCGCCAAAAGAAAAACCGGAAGATGCCAAGAAGATCAAAGAGAGATGTGGTGAGAGCCAGCAGGCAAAGATGTACATCATATCTCCTGACAATGGAGTCAAAAATGTCGTAGTCGTGGTTGAGGATGTCAAGAAGGGAAAAGCTGCACCAAAAACTGATGTTATCATTGATAACAAGGAATGTTGTTTTGAGCCTCTTGTGGGTATCGCGTATAAGGGTGGAAATTTTGTAATAAAAAACAGCGACCCCTTTTTGCATAATACAAACCTCGGTATTCCGCTTGATGGCAAGAGGAGGACTGTTTATAATCTCGCACTCCCAAGGAAGGACCAGGTCATAAAGAAACCCATAAGGGCAGCTGGTCTTCATCAGGTAAAATGTGATGCCCATGAGTGGATGAGAGCTTATGTGCATGTATCCGATCATCCCTATGTAGCCATAACAGATGCAAATGGAAATTTTGAGATAAAGGATCTGCTTCCAGGGAAATACAAGGTTAAACTCTGGCATGAAGGGTTTGGTGAGGTTACAAAGGCTGTAGAGGTATCAGCAGGTAAGACTTCTGAGTTAAATGTAACACTCAAAAAGAAGTAACATATTCTTGTAAAAAGGATGAGATGGTATTTCCTGGCATTAATTATCCTGTCTCTTGCGGCGTGTTCTAAAGAAGCAGGCACAAAACCACTGCCGGTTGAATTCACCAGAGACCATGTATGCAAGGTCTGCGGGATGATTATAGTGGACTTTCCGGGTGCAAAGGGGCAGATACATTACAAAAATGGTAGATTCGATGCCTTCTGCAGCACCCTGGACATGTTTCTGTTTTATCTTCAGCCTGACCGTCCGAGGAATATAACGGCTATTTATGTGAATGATATGGGGGTCGTGGGGGAGACAAGGTCTCTCCCACGCACTAACTGGATAGATGCAAGGAATGCATTTTATGTTTATGGAGGAGATATAATGGGTCCTATGGGTGAGGCGTTGGTTCCATTCTTGGAAATAAAAGATGCAGAGGTTTATATAAAGAAGCACGGCGGCAGGATAATCAGATTCAGCGATGTAGAAATGGAGATACTGAGACCTAAATGATTTTTAAAATTAATAAAAGGGGTGTTTTCAGTTTTTTTGTTTTATTATTTTGTATTTCAGCGGTGAGTGTTCTATTTACCGAAAAGTTTGATATTGAACATCCCATCAAAAATCCACTCAGATACACTGATAAGGAAAAATGCGATAACTGCAGCATGAGCAGAAATAAGTGGGCGAGAACCAGATATGAGTTTGAGACCTCGAAGGGGAAAATCTATACATGCTCAATACACTGCGTTGTTGTAATGAGCATGAGATTAAAAGAGGAACCTAAGGATGTAAAAGTGGCTGAATATCTCTGCCCGGAGAGGATGATTGATGCCGATAAAGCCTTTTATGTCATCGACTCCACTGCGCCTGGGACAATGACCAAGAGAAGCAAGATCACCTTTTCTACAAAAGAGAAGGCAGAGAAATTTGCTGCCAGATATGGTGGAACTGTTGCTATGTTTGAGGATGCATTATCTGAAACAAAAAAGGAGGTCCATATCCATAAATTCCAATAACCAAATACCAATGCAAGTGGCCAGCCGCAATTCGATGATATGACCCTCATGGTAGTCAAGGTTTTGTAAAGCATTTCTGTTAAACATGGAATTCCACAATATCCTTATCTTTTAACACATAATCCTTCTGCACCTTCTGTCCTGGGAATCTGGATGAGCCCCATACACACGCATATTTCAGGCCTGTGATAAAGTCCTTATGAATCATACCTGCAAGGTCGAGGATCGTAGAGTTAGATGGTATTGTGAATGGCATACTAAGATCAGGTTCTTTACCTGGCTCCTTTGAGTAGACCCTGATTATACCTGAAATCTCAAATATTGCATGCTTCAGTTCTTCGAGGTTTTCTCTTTTCCTGACAGATATTGCGATCATTGGATATAAATTCGAGTATCTATCCATCAGTTTTGTAAGTGTAAGAGATTCATCAGTTTTAAGGAGGTCTTTTTTATTTGCTACGAGAACAGCCTTTTTGAAGATTCCAAAATGACGCCTGTCTACTACTTCACCCTTTTTAATGATATGGATGTTCCATTGCGTCAACCGTTCTATAAGGAGTTCTGTCTGTATCTCGGTGTCTTCTGAGATGTCAATTATGAGCAGTAACGCATCAGCATTTCTCAGGATACTTGAGACCCAGCCGTCAGTTGATTCATTTCCTACAGGTGGTAAATCAACAAGCTGAATCTGTATATCCTCAAAAGGCATCATTCCAGGTAGAGGGATGAGCGTTGAGAGAGGATAATCTGCAATTACAGGATTAGCATTTGTAAGGCTCGCGAGAAGAGATGATTTTCCAGTATTTGGAAACCCTACGAGTGCAATCTGGGCAGCTCCTTCTCTCTGAATTGTATATAAGCTACCTCTTCCCCCCTTCTTTGATTTTTTCAGGGCTTCCTCCCTTAATTGTGAAAGCCTCCTTCTTAAATCAGCCCTGAGTTTATCTGTGCCTTTGTGCTTTGGAACTGTTGCAATAAGGTCTTCAAGTGCAGCTATCTTCTCAGCAGGAGTGGATGCCTGCTTAAACCTTTTATCGGCTTCGAAATACTCTGGTGGAAGATTTGCTGGCATAAATAAAATATAACACAGAATATAATGATTACACAATAATCACTTCGAAAATAAAATACTTCAGATATAATTTGGAAGGTCTATATATCAATTTTATATATTGCATTTCGTTATCGAATTATGATATAACAACACCATCACATTTTAAAAAGTAAAGAGGAAAATGCTAAGAGACTTCTTTTTAGGTTTTATAAAGATTCATATACTGCATCATGCATCCAAGGGGGCAGTTTACGGCCTATGGCTCATCGAGGAGCTCGGAAGACATGGTTACAGATTGAGCCCTGGCACACTGTATCCAATACTTCACAAACTCGAGGAGGAAAAGTTTTTAAGATCATATTCAAAAAATGTTGCTGGAAAGATAAGAAAATATTACAGGATAACTCCAAAGGGAATGAGGGCATTATCAAAGATTAAAGAAAAAATAAAGGAACTGATAGGAGAGGTAATGAAATGATGGAAATAAATATTTTAATTCCTGTTTTTGTAGCATTTTTATCTGCAGCAATGACCCTTATGACAGGATTCGGACTTGGAACAATTCTCACACCTGTATTTCTCATATTCTATGATGTGAAGATAGCCATTCTGATTGTCGCTGTTGTGCATCTGATGAACAATCTTTTAAAGGTCTCTCTGTTCAGCAGAGATATTAGCCTTGATATATTAAAACGTTTCGGTGGTTTCACATTAATTGGAGCCTTCATAGGTGCATTTTTACAGAGTGAAATGGATTCATCAGGAGTAAAGATACTACTCGGTATAGCATTGATATTCCTTGGTTTAAAGGAGGCGACAGAATTCGGAGAAAAATTGAGAATTCCTCAAAAGATAGATTTTATCGGAGGTTTTCTGTCAGGACTCCTTGGAGGTTTCGTCGGCAATCAGGGGGCTATACGCAGCGCATATCTGCTCAATTACAATATTCCAAAGGAGACATTTGTCGCCACAGCAGCAATAATCGCATCTGTTGTGGACATTACAAGAATACCTGTTTATATATACAACAACAGAGATGCTCTTACTGGCAATTTAATTCTCTTACTCACCACTACTGCATCAGCATTTATAGGCACATTCGCTGGGAAGAGATTCTTAAAGAAAATATCACTCAAAACCTTTAAAATCTATGTTGCAGCTATGATTGTAATAATCGGTATACTTTTAACACTCAGAGTAATCTGAAGATGTTACTCAAAGAGAGATTTATACACATTGGACACATTTTCTTTAAATACATGAAGTGGTTATTCTGAATACAGTGATATTCATGTGCATATATGTGCCAATAATTTTTACAGAAGAAGCATTTCTCATAGAAAAGATAAATTAATTCTTCATTAATCACTTCAAAAAACCAGTTTTTTCGGGTATAATTTAATATTTCTTATAAGGAGGTAAATATATATGAAAGTAGTTGCCTTTAATGGAAGTCCGAGAAAGAAAGGGAATACATATAATTCAATCCAGGTTGTATTTGAAGAACTCGAAAAAGAGGGCATAGAGACAGAGCTCGTACAGCTCGGTGGTGCTAATATCAGAGGATGTAAGGCTTGTTATAAATGTTTTGAGAATAAAGACGGTAAGTGCAGTGTTGACGATGACCTTAATGGTTTTGTGCAGAAAATGATAGAGGCGGATGGAATTATCATAGGTTCACCAACATATTTCAGCAATGTCTCAACAGAGGTGAAGGCATTGATTGACCGTGCAGGCCTTGTTTCAAGGGCAAATGGAGACCTGCTCAAGAGGAAGGTAGGTGCGGCGGTGGTTTCTGCAAGGAGAGCAGGGGCAACATATGTGTATTCGAGCATAAATTTCTTTTTCGGGATAAATCATATGATTATCCCTGGTTCAAGCTACTGGAATCTCGGCATCGGTAGAAATCCGGGGGATGTTATGAATGACGAGGAAGGCGTAAGGACATTCAGGAATCTCGGTCAGAATATGTCCTGGCTGTTGAAGAAACTCTATGGATAAGAAACACCAGTTAGTGTTTAAGGATATACTGACATTTCCATCAAGGAATCTTATATATCTCATCCCATTAATGATTGTATCTGGGTTAGCGGTTGGCTATTTTATTGATACATCAGCGTTAAAAAAATTCATCCTCCCTGTAGTGGTGCTTATGATTTATCCTGCGATGATAGATTTTAATCTGCATGAACTTGCTGATTTATAAGAGAGAAAATTAATAACAATATCACTTTTTATTAACTTTGTATTGGTGCCTGTTGCTACATACCTTCTCGGTTTAGTGTTTTTGTTAAAAAATCCTGAACTCTTTGCTGGACTGGCAACCCTTTCTCTTCTTCCTACAGCCAGTATGACGATTCCTTTCACGGTGTTTGCTAAAGGGAATGTTAAGGCATCTATAAAACTTACAGTCTTTGGTCTTATTTTATCTTCGTTCCTTGCTCCATGGTATCTGTATTTCATGGTCGGGAGGTATGTGCCTGTTAACATATAGTTAACATTTAAGATTATAGGGAGTGTTGTGTTTTTACCGTTATTTATGGGCATATTAACCTTCAAGTATTTAAGAAAGAGATATACTATTGAGGAGTTTAATACAGGAATTAAGCCTTTGTTAACCGCGATAAGCGCCTGGGGGTGCCATCTTCATTATATTTACGGCTATCAGTATGAATTCTAAATTGATATTTAATAGCCCGAGTATCCTTGCTATATCTATTTTTGTGCTGGCTGTTTTTTATCTCATAAATTTTGTCTTTGCTATCACTGGTTCTAAGTTAAGCAGGCTTAGCAGAGAGGACGGATACGCCCTTACTTACAGCACTGTCATGAGGAACCTCACAATCTCAATAGGACTTGCTACAACAT is from Nitrospirota bacterium and encodes:
- a CDS encoding nitrous oxide reductase accessory protein NosL — protein: MIFKINKRGVFSFFVLLFCISAVSVLFTEKFDIEHPIKNPLRYTDKEKCDNCSMSRNKWARTRYEFETSKGKIYTCSIHCVVVMSMRLKEEPKDVKVAEYLCPERMIDADKAFYVIDSTAPGTMTKRSKITFSTKEKAEKFAARYGGTVAMFEDALSETKKEVHIHKFQ
- a CDS encoding PadR family transcriptional regulator; this encodes MLRDFFLGFIKIHILHHASKGAVYGLWLIEELGRHGYRLSPGTLYPILHKLEEEKFLRSYSKNVAGKIRKYYRITPKGMRALSKIKEKIKELIGEVMK
- a CDS encoding GTPase; amino-acid sequence: MPANLPPEYFEADKRFKQASTPAEKIAALEDLIATVPKHKGTDKLRADLRRRLSQLREEALKKSKKGGRGSLYTIQREGAAQIALVGFPNTGKSSLLASLTNANPVIADYPLSTLIPLPGMMPFEDIQIQLVDLPPVGNESTDGWVSSILRNADALLLIIDISEDTEIQTELLIERLTQWNIHIIKKGEVVDRRHFGIFKKAVLVANKKDLLKTDESLTLTKLMDRYSNLYPMIAISVRKRENLEELKHAIFEISGIIRVYSKEPGKEPDLSMPFTIPSNSTILDLAGMIHKDFITGLKYACVWGSSRFPGQKVQKDYVLKDKDIVEFHV
- a CDS encoding flavodoxin family protein is translated as MKVVAFNGSPRKKGNTYNSIQVVFEELEKEGIETELVQLGGANIRGCKACYKCFENKDGKCSVDDDLNGFVQKMIEADGIIIGSPTYFSNVSTEVKALIDRAGLVSRANGDLLKRKVGAAVVSARRAGATYVYSSINFFFGINHMIIPGSSYWNLGIGRNPGDVMNDEEGVRTFRNLGQNMSWLLKKLYG
- a CDS encoding nitrous oxide reductase accessory protein NosL, translating into MRWYFLALIILSLAACSKEAGTKPLPVEFTRDHVCKVCGMIIVDFPGAKGQIHYKNGRFDAFCSTLDMFLFYLQPDRPRNITAIYVNDMGVVGETRSLPRTNWIDARNAFYVYGGDIMGPMGEALVPFLEIKDAEVYIKKHGGRIIRFSDVEMEILRPK
- a CDS encoding carboxypeptidase regulatory-like domain-containing protein — encoded protein: MKRILVFVMALSLLLATTSFAYEVVAVKDGGSIKGNVKAAEKVKDPVIPIKISPKEKPEDAKKIKERCGESQQAKMYIISPDNGVKNVVVVVEDVKKGKAAPKTDVIIDNKECCFEPLVGIAYKGGNFVIKNSDPFLHNTNLGIPLDGKRRTVYNLALPRKDQVIKKPIRAAGLHQVKCDAHEWMRAYVHVSDHPYVAITDANGNFEIKDLLPGKYKVKLWHEGFGEVTKAVEVSAGKTSELNVTLKKK
- a CDS encoding sulfite exporter TauE/SafE family protein; protein product: MMEINILIPVFVAFLSAAMTLMTGFGLGTILTPVFLIFYDVKIAILIVAVVHLMNNLLKVSLFSRDISLDILKRFGGFTLIGAFIGAFLQSEMDSSGVKILLGIALIFLGLKEATEFGEKLRIPQKIDFIGGFLSGLLGGFVGNQGAIRSAYLLNYNIPKETFVATAAIIASVVDITRIPVYIYNNRDALTGNLILLLTTTASAFIGTFAGKRFLKKISLKTFKIYVAAMIVIIGILLTLRVI
- a CDS encoding bile acid:sodium symporter; its protein translation is MPVATYLLGLVFLLKNPELFAGLATLSLLPTASMTIPFTVFAKGNVKASIKLTVFGLILSSFLAPWYLYFMVGRYVPVNI